DNA from Brassica napus cultivar Da-Ae chromosome C4, Da-Ae, whole genome shotgun sequence:
ATAAAGTTGAAAAGATTCATCATCCTGAACTGCCTCTGTTTTGACTCACTAAAACAATAGAACTGacactaaaatcaaaataaaatacaatatttgtaACTACTTCCCCTAAACTAGAAAAACATTGTCCACAGTACAGTATAAAATtggttaaaaataaatcatatgtAAAAATTTAACAAGGAGAAACAGTTGTATCTGCCTTCTGATGCTAGTGTCGATTGACAAAATAAAGTGGTGATCGATACTTGTGATCTGTCGATTGACGTTGATCAGGTGTCGGTTGATGCTTATTTAGACTTGTCTTCCTCGTATCCTTTTTGacctgaaataaaataattttgaaaaatcagtaataaatgaaaataaaaccaaatttaaaaCTTACCTGTGGTTCTCTCTCATTCAGCTCTTGTTTATGGTCTTTAGTTGACATTTTGGAGGTTTTGGCTAGTATGGAGGTAAATGAGTACTTGTTGGGACACAAGTCTCAACATCTTCCTTGCTCATCTCGAACCAGGTACCAACAAAGATTTTTATGGCTTCTTCTCCTCTGGTTATTATTTCTTGCTGTCTCTGAATAATAGCACGGTCCACTTTCAGCTCCAGTTCTTCCATGCATTTGCTCAACCATCCAATAATGTTGTTGAGAGGGTATTAATTTTCATCCAGCCTTCTACAGAAATCATCAAACATCATCTCTTGGGCTGTAACAACTTCAGCAATCATCTCTTCAACATGATCTCACCTGGTAAATTCAGGTGGGTTCCAATAGCAAGATTCAGGACAACCAAGCTTCAAATGTTACTCATTATGTGGTAGGCTTAGAAAATGTCTTCCTACACTTTCAGCACCTCTCAAAAATTTCTGCTATATCAGCCTTAGAAACATTTATGATTCTCCCAACATTAGCTCGTGTGTTCCTCTCTTGGTCTCTGTAAACACCATACTCATCTGGTGCCATTACACGTATCATTCTTCTAGGAGTATTGGCGGCTTCTAGCATTAAAGCTTCTTGAATCGCATGAATTGCATAAATAGATAGAGTAAGAGATATTAGATTTTCAGTACAAATCTCTGAATGAGTTTTGATCTTCCCTCCAAACTATAAAGCTTCTACATAAATTTATTGGAAAAAAACATCTTATCCTAAATAATGGcttaaaactataaatactAGATATAAAGTCATCAAGAggtaattttgtaatttgtgCACAAGCctaatttctaaaaataaagtCGGTCAGTTTCGCGCGGATGTCGATCGCCACTAAGgatagtatcgatcgacactctttatATATCTCGTTTCTGACTTCTTTGAACAGATAcgagtttttttcatttttaaagctTCAAAATGCTTCATAATCTCCACAATGCTTCAAAGGACACCTACACCTTACACCTGAAAAATGCTAAAATAGACTTCAAACATATATAATAGATTCTAAAAAATGAATTATACTTTGGCTAAACATTAGTAAAATCCATAACATATCAGTGACAATTTGTCAACTTTGGGTCTACGCGCCATCTGACAACCTTCACTACGGCGGTTCAGCAATCGGCAACATATGGATCTCAACTTTGGTCCTTCGCGCCACCTGAAAACTTCATCGCCACAAGGCCTCAACATTTCTATCTACTAGTGTCATAAGCGAAAATCAAACCTTGTACTCTTACCACTCTTATGTTAGTTTAATGCACCAAaagttttgcaaaaaaaaaaaaaaacataaagccATTAAATGTTGGTTTTTATATAACGTGAACGTATCAAAAAAGTTTGATTGGTTAAATATTTGCTGTAGAAACTTCATAAGGAGTAAAAGTCTCAACAACCTAATCCCCAATTGGGACCAAAGTGTCGTTTCATCTTGTttatttgttgttttgaaatttgatCAATAGATAGAAATACAGAATTCTAATAGTTTTCTTTGAATGTAAATAAAGAATAtactgaagaagatggtcaaaagaAATAAATCCTTTGGGAGAAGAGAAGGTAACATCATCCTTTtgccatttttatgttgtttatTCATTACCATAGTTCCAAATTGGTGTCtgtgaaattattttatttcttgcCAATTAGTATTTTTTAGTAAATTGTGATATTAATCTATTAATAaagttcaaaatattttttttgtcaccaccataaacagactcatattgactcagTAAACCAAACGGAtgactccgcatccatgtgaacgatgCAAGACGGTTGACtcctgacactgcgtgctaggctatccgctTTTGAATTTTTCGTCTGTGGTACATGAATGATCATTGATGTAATGGCCCTGGCCCGGTGATCCTTATCAAATACCATAATACAACTTATTTCATTCAATAACTCTTATTAAAACCAAATAGTCTTACATAAATCCGAACTCAACTTAAAGACTGAAATATCCAACGAAATCTTAAGGAAAATGTTTGGAAATAAAGAAAAGACTCGAGAAAACACTTGCACCATACGATCTTCTACTCCCGCTCCCTTTCGGCCATACCTGGGGAAAGAGGGGTGAGTACGGATTACTCAGTGAGGGCAGCTTCTGGAAACCCACGAACTCAACTCAGGAGAAGCAAGCAATCACAAGTCATGAGTTAATAAGATCTATTATGCGAAAATCAAACACCAGACCATGAACTAATGACACCTACTATGCATGTTTTTATATCCTGCTTCTCGCGGTTGGCTCGTCTTATCATTCCCCGTGGGTAGCTCTCGCTAGACCACTACCCCATAACCTGTGGGTGCCCCGTTGGACACTACCCCAAAGCTCCTATGGGTGCCTAGCGTAGAACTACTACCCAACGGCACACACCTCTTATACTCTATATGATCACCCAATCCCATACTTATCCTTAACGTCATTCACTTATCCATTCAAATTACGTCTCAACATCTTATCATCACTTCGTTGACAACCTAGCATGCCTAAAACTTCATCACAACCACACATACTACGTTTCATAACATCTAGATCTATCACATATCACATCAACACATACACACAAGTTCTAGATCTGATTAACAAAGGACTAAGTCCCATTGGTTACTCAACATGAGGCAAGTTCACAACCAAGTCTTCACCTTCGCTTATTGCTGTGGTAGATCTGGATTTAAAGTGAGAGAGACGGTCACTTCTTGGAATCTGGTTCATAAGAAGGGTTCACAAGAGAGAGGAGGGTTTAGGATCCGGCATTCCCAATGACATAGAACTAGAGATCTGGGTCTTACCTTGTGGTTCAGATTTCAGTTGCTTGCACGAAACCGAATCTAGGAGGCAACGGCTAGGTGCTCGGGTGCGGCGGCTCGGGCTTCACGGCCGGTGGGCGGCGGCTTGCTTCGGCGGAGGCGGGGTGGCGGTTGCGAGAGGCGGCGGCGGGGTTCTGCTCGGGCAGGGCTTCGCTTGCTGTCTCTCTTGTGGCTGAAACCCTAAGGGGGCTTCCCCTTTTATAAGAAGTGGAAGGGGTCATGTCTAGGGTTTCTCCTTCTTGGGCTTCCAGCACTTGAGTTTCATTTTGGGCCGGgcccgggatgttacaattctcccccactagaaaggaattcgtccccgaattctgaaTCGCGCCCCGATTCCTATCAACATTTTCGAATATCCCGGGGTAGTTAGCCTTCAGATAAAACTCCGGTTCCCACACATCCTCGTGGATCCCATCCCTCTGCCAGCGAACAAGCACCATCTTTTCTTTCCGTCCACGGTTATCCACTTCCTTTTCATCCACAATCTTTACTAGTTTGCTAACCAACGACAGGTTACGTTGCGCATCTGCAGGTGGATGCGGCAGGATTAGCTCGGGTTCTCGTACAACCTTCCGTAGCACTGAGACGTGGAATACATCATGGAAATCAAACAATTCCAACGGTAGTGCAAGCCGGTACGTGACTGTATCGATCATTTCTTTTATCACGTATGGGCCCATGTACCTGGGTCtcaacttcttcatcttccGGTTTGGGTCACTCCCTCGGAAGGTCCTCATTTTCAAATATACTTCGTCCCCTACTGCAATCTCTAGCTTCTTTCTGTGTTTGTCGGCGTAACTCTTCTGGCGGTCGTGGGCTATTTTCAATCTTTTCTTGAGGAGTTCCACTTGCTCAATCGTTTCTCCGACTAATTCCGGAGTCATATCTCGTTTTTCCCCCACTTCGGTCCAACATAAGGGGTTCGACAGGGTCGTTCGTACAGCGCTTCGTAAGGAGACGTTTCAATGCTCGCGTGGTAGCTGTTGTTATAAGAGAACTCCACTAGTGGTAGATACTCGCCCCATTTACCTCCCCATTCCAAGACACTCGACCTCAGCATGTCCTCAAGTGTCTGGATGGTCCACTCAGATTGTCCATCCGTCTGGGGATGGTAGGCGGTGCTAAGGTGAACCTTTGTTCCCAATGCCTTCTTGAAAGCCTGCCAAAAGTTTGAGGTAAACTTTGGGTCCCGGTCAGATACTATGCTTGCAGGTACCCCATGCAACTTCACTATCGTGCGAAGGTATTCTCGTGCTAAGTCTTCGGTCTTATCGGTGGTTCGTATGGGCAGAAAATGAGCCGTCTTGCAGTAGTCCTCCCGGGACTCCACGTTCTGCCTTAACCAACTGACAGGTATGACACCGGGCTATCCACATAGTAACATCTCTCTTCATTCCTTCCCAATGGTAGTACCGTTTCAGGTCCTTGTACATCTTCGTCCGTCCTGGGTGAATCGAGAATCGCGACTGGTGGACCTGCGCCAGTAACTCGTCCCTTAAGTTTCCTCCATGAGGTACGCCCACTCGGCCTTTAAACAGGATAGTACCATTCCCGACTGTACAGTACCCACTCACCTCCTTGTCGACCATCCCTTGGAGAGTGGAGTCCGTTTGCTGAGCCTTACTGATGCGACTCAAGAGATCAGCTTGTTCCACGACTTCCAACCCGACGCCCTCCTCATTTACTGTCGTCGCACAGAGGTGTAGGTTCGTTAGGGCCGTGACAAGTTCCTGAGTTTCCCTGGCTCTGGAAACATCTGATTTCCTCCGGCTTAAGGCATCTGCCACCAGATTTGCCTTCCCGGGGTGGTAATCGATGCCCATGTCGTAATCTGCTAACAGCTCCATCCACCTGCGCTGTCGTAGGTTCAAGTCCCCTTGAGTGAAGACGTATTTCAAACTCTTGTGATCCGTGAAAATCTGCACTTTTTCTCTGTACAGGTACGATTGCCAGATCTTAAGTGCGAATACCACCGCTGCTAACTCCAGGTCATGCCTTGGGTAATTAGTCTCGTGTTCCCGCAGTTTTCTGGACGCGTAGGCGATCACCCTCCCATCCTGCATGAGCACACATCCCACTCCAACTCCGGATGCATCGGTGTAGACCACAAATGGCACCCCAGGTTTGGGTAGAACTAGTATTGGGGCTCTAGTCAGTATCTCCTTTAGTTGTTTGAATCCCTCCTCACAAACCTCTGTCCATTCGAACCTAACCTCCTTACCCGTAAGTCGGGTGAGTGGCCTTGCTGTTGTGGCGAACCCTAGAACGAACTTACGGTAGTATCCTGCCAATCCGAGGAAGCTTCAAACTTCGGTGGCGTTACCCGGTGTTGGCCATTTCGTGATTGCTGCAATCTTCTCCGGGTCCACTGCTATCCCTGCCTCGGAAATCACATGCTCTAGGAACCCGATCTTACGTTGCCAGAAACTGCACTTGCTAAGCTTAGCGTATAATCTCTACTCCCTTAACTTGTCCAGTACTATACTCAAATGACGTTCGTAGTCCTCCCGGTTCTTggagtaaatcaggatatcGTCGATGAAGACGATCACACAATGGTCCAGATAATCTCTGAAAATGTCATTCATTAATCCCATGAAAGCCGCCGGAGCATTAGTCAGCCCAAAGGGCATTACTACGAATTCATAGTGTCTGTACCGGGTACAGAAAGCCGTTTTCTTAATATCTCCTTCGTGAATAGGAATTTGGTGATAACCCGAAGCAAGATTGATCTTTGAAAATCATGTGGCCCCCTCCAACTGATCCATGAGTTAGTCTATACGGGGTAGGGGGTACTTGTTTTTGATGGTTACCTTGTTTAATCCTTTGTAGTCAATGCACAGTCGAAGGCTCCCATCCTTCTTTTTGACAAAGAGCACGGGCGCACCCCATGGCGAACTACTCGGGCGTATGAATCCCTTCTCCACTAGTTCTTCCAGTTGTTTCTTAAGTTCGGCCATCTCTGCCGGTGCCAATCGGTAGGGGGCCCTGGAAACCGGGGCGATTCCGGGTTCTAGCTCAACCGTAAAGGCATTATTTCGGTGAGGTGGGGGTCCGCGTAATGGTTCGAACACATCTGAATACCCCGCCGCTACCGGAATACTTCTCAGCTCTGGTGTTTCGGTCTCCCCCACCATTTCTATCATGGCTAGGAAGGCTTCTCCTCCTTTCCGGATTGCTTCTTCGGCATGAAACATTGATATTACGGATACCCCGGTCCTGGTTCTGATTCCTTTGTACACGATTTGTCTCCCATCTAGCGGTATTCGAACGCATGCCTTGGCACATTCGACTACAGCTCCATGTTGTGCTAGCCAATCCATTCCCAAAATCACTTCGTATCGCCCCAGTTCTAGCTCCAGTAAGTCCCCGGGTAGGTTCACTCCTGCGAGGATCACCGGCACCTCTTCGTACCTTCCCCTCGTCGCCATTTTCTCTGTTCCTGCAGTCTCGACTTCCGTCACAATGGTGTTGAAATTCCCCTTAAAGTTCCACTCACGTGTAAGTTTGGGACTTACAAAACTGTGAGTTGCCCCAGTGTCGAAGAGAGTGAATGTTGTCACAGCTCCGACCGCGAAAGACCCCGCGATTGGTTTGGCTCCATCATGACCCTCGACTGCGTACGCTCGTGGCCTTGCAGCTGGTCCTCTCTGCTGTTGGGGTTGCGCCCCTCCCGCATTCCCTCCTTGTTGTAATGGACAATCCCACGACATGTGTCCTTCCTGGCCACAGCGATAACAGCCTCTTCGATGGGCTTGTCTATCCTTCGGACAATCCCTCGCCATGTGACCGTGCTCACCACAGTTGTAGCATGCTCCCGCCCTGCACTCTCCTGAATGGAACCGTCCACACCTTCCGCATGGGGGTCTTGCCGGGGCAGGCTCGGTCGGGGGCGGTGCATCCCGGGGCCGTTTGGCACCCCGATTCTGGGAGGTCTGGTTTTGTCGCCGCTCCTCCTCAAGTCCTATTTCTTGTTCAGAGGCCTTCTTGATCAGTTCATGGACATCACGGTAGTCCCGCACGTTGCAGCTGTTTCTCAGTTCTTTCCTCATTCCCTTAAGGAACTGGCAGACTAAATCGTGGTCACTCAGGTAGTGACCCGCAAATCTTCGGAGTCGGTTGAACTCGTCCCCGTAGTCTCTCACGTTCCTTGTCCCTTGACGGATGTCCTGAAACTTGCATTCCATATCGTCCATAGCTTCCAAGGGAAAATACTTCCCATTGAATGCTTCCAGGCAGTCATCCTAGGTCAGACGTATTCCGTGTGCTCTTTCAACCACTTCCTCCCACCACACTAGTGCGTCGTCCTTGAGGTGGTGGATGGCCAGATCCCTACGGAACTCGGGTGGGCACCGTGCAGAAACGAAATTCCTCTCGAGTTAGCTCCTCCAATTATTCACGGCAATTGCATCGGCCTTTCCGTTGAAAAACTCCATCTGCATATTCTTCATGTGCCTCATCATGTCCCAATAGTTGGGGCCTGAGGCGTGCACCACTGCAGGCGCCGCCGAgggtggtggtggcggtggtggtAGATTCTGGCCTGCCCCTGTTGCGGCTTCACCATTGGGTAGTTGTCCCCTATAGGCGTCTCGGTACCTTTGCAGTTCCGCCAGGATCGCTGCATTCACTACGTTTGGTCCTTCTGCTGGGTTCTCATTCACAGGTGCAGCCATACTCCGAATTTCTGCCTCGCTGGAGGCTTGAGTCGTAGACCTAGTGACCCGTCGTGCTGCTCGTTCGGTCGCGGCTGCCCTTGCAACTCTGGCATTCTTGGGAGGCATCCTGTTGACAAGCGAAGGAGTATTAGGCTTTGTTCTACTCAAGTTCGTTTGCCTACCGAGTAAGCTAGGAGTTTCGGTCCGAGTGGTGCTTTTTATTTCGACATGCGTCAAACCAATCTTTTGAAAATGCTTTTACAAACACTTGAAAGAAGTTCTTTTCAAACCCGGCTTTTATCTACTTCTACCCAACCCTTCCCTTACCCACCCGGGACAGCACCGGGTGGATTTAaccggctctgataccaattgtaacgGTCCTGGCCCGGTGATCCTTATCAAATACCATAATACAACTCATTTGATTCAATAACTCTTATTAAAACCCAAATAGTCTTACATAAATCCGAACTCAACTTAAAGACTGAAATATCCAACGAAATCTGAAGGAAAATGTTTGGAAATAAAGAAAAGACTCGAGAAAACACTTGCACCATACGAACTTCTGCTCCTGCTCCCTCTTGGCCATACCTGCAGGAAGAGGGGTGAGTACGGATTACTCAGTGAGGGCAGGTTCTGGGAACCCACAAACTCAACTCAAGAGAAGCAAGCAATCACAAGTCATGAGTTAATAAGATCTATTATGAGAAAATCAAACACCCGACCATGAACTAATGACACCTActatgcacgtttttatatccCGTCTCTCGCGGTTGGCTCGTCTTATCATTCCCCGTGGGTAGCCCTCGCTAGACCGCTACCCCATAACCTGTGGGTGCCCCGTTGGACACTACCCCACAGCTCATATGGGTGCCTAGCGTATAACTTCTACCCCACAGCGCACACCTCTTATACTCTATATGATCACCAAATCCCATACTTATCCTTAACGTCATTCACTTATCCATTCACATTACGTCTCAACATCTTATCATCACTTCGTTGACAACCTAGCATGCCTAAGACTTCATCACAACCACACATACTACGTTTCATAACATCTAGATCAATCACATATCACATCAACACATACACACAAGTTCTAGATCTGATTAACAAAGGACTAAGTCCCATTGGTTACTCTACATGAGGCAAGTTCACAACCAAGTCCTCACCTTAGCTTATTGCAGTGGTAGATCTGGATTTAAAGTGGGAGTGACGGTCACTTCTTGGAATCTGGTTCATAAGAAGGGTTAACAAGAGAGAGGAGGGTTTAGGATCCGTCATTCCCAATGACATAGAACTAGAGATCCCGGTCTTACCTTGTGGTTCAGATCTCAGTTGCTTGCATGAAACCGAATCAAGGAGGCGACGGCTAGGTGCTCGGGTGCAGCGGCTCGGGCTTCGCGGCCGGTGGGCAGCGGCAGGCTTCGGCGGAGGCGGGGCTGCGGTTGCGAGAGGCGGCGGCGGGGTTCTGCTCTGGTAAGGCTTCGCTTGTTGTCTCTCTTGTGGCTGAACCCTAAGGGGGCTTCCCCTTTTATAAGAAGTGGAAGGGGTCATGTCTAGGGTTTCTCCTTCTTGGGCCTCCAGCACTTGAGTTTCATTTTGGGCCGGgcccgggatgttacaattgAGCTGAGGAAGATTTCTTTCaggatcttgatatcttccaaataacttgcaaaaactgccattcttctggttttgtaggcatcttcaccaattgagaacaatctgttgcaaacgtaacctgaaattgacgtaagttCCTCATACATTTCATTGCCCATAGTAGCAGTTCCACCTCCGCATGAAGCGGAGAAAGACTAGCCCTGATATTTCTTCCCCCatcaaaccatcaaaaccttctcGAGTACTGTACCAACCTTGTCTAGAGAAAATGTCATTTTCTTTGCAAGAACCGTCTGTAAAACACCAGCGTCCTGGGATCGTAACCTCTGTAGATTGTACTGCCCTCTGGGTGTTCATCAACTGTGCCTCCGCTCAAAGTGTTGATTCGATTTCCGCCAGTTTGAGTGTTTCACTGGGATCAATGTCCAAATTACcgaatattttattattcctTCCTTCTCAaatgtaccatagtatccatgcaaactgatgatcatccatTTGCGGAAGAACTCTCCAGGAAAGGtgatccatatttgtaaatatagaACCAGCTGGAAAAATAGTTGGATTTGATGGGATCTTTGATAACgcccaaacctgaagtgctggaggacattcaaagaacacatgatttattgaCTCCTCTGAAGCTCCACAACGggcacaacatatatccccttGTATCCCCCTTGCACGCAGATTTTTCCTAACTGTTATACATCCTGACACCAATTGCCATAAAAAGTGCTTTAACTTCGGTGGACACCGTACTTTCCAACAATACGCCTTCAACATATCCAGTGAGGGTCCATACATTACTGGTGGTGCATCCTTATCTGGGTAAACCCGTTCTACATGATATCCTGACTTGGCTGTGTATTTCTCATTTTCTATGAAGTGCCAACCGTCCCTATCCACCAACAGAGTCCTACTCAGTGGTATGCTTTCAATAATCTTCACATCCTGAGGGTCCACTAAAGTCTGAATTGCCTGTGAATTCCAAGTTCGTGAAACTAAATTAATGAGTGAGTCCACTGTAAGGTCTGGGTAAAAGTTATGAtggtttttatttgctggtctcagGCGAGTGGCTGGGAGCCACAGATCGTTCCATACTGATATTGATGATCCTGATCTCATCTTTTTGATTAGTcttttgctaaccagagatctagctgaaATAATACTCcaccagccatatgacggagaatatgatttaatcggttccaggggtgaggcATTCATGTAGTACCGTCCTTTGAAAACTCTAGAAAATAAAGTATCTGGCTTCTTTATCAGACGCCATAGCTGCTTACCAAGCATTGCcgtattaaaattaataatatctttaAATTCCAAACTTCTTTCATCTTTGTTTATACATAATTTGTCtcatgatttccagtgcatGTCTATTGTAAGGTAACTAAACTTTGTAATGCATTAGTGTCAAGTCAGATTCATCAAAGCCTAGGCAATAggcataaacaaaaaaaaattatttattatacaatttatatattagattttttattttttttggttattgaaatataaaaattatttacacaaAAAATAACTGAGACAAAATTGTCAACTTACACCGAAAAAAAATTTAGAgctaaaagaaaaatatcaccACTTGATAGACAAACTGGtggtaaaaataatataaataaattagttgtAATCCACTTTAATagtatttgatttaatttatatagACTCAGTTAGACTGATTTAGTCCGatttatattgatttttggGGAACTTTGatgtttaccactttcttaGTGTCATTATTCATATTTACCATCATtaaatagacatttttaaaaatacattcatcattaagtggcaaaataattttatatcctTGTTTTCTATAtacttaataaaaaattatttaaataaaaaaataaaaaataaaaaataaaaaaattatgtttttaaattatactttttcaaatacgaacatttttatagtttttttaattttgtttttcaaaatttctttttgaaaatcgaaaattatttttgaaactattttcaaaaaaaaaattatattttttaaatatttatttatataattattagaatcctaaatttcacattccagaAACCCTACCTCAACCCTcagctctaaaccctaaatttagaTTAGGTAACCCTatggttataaatgttttttaccgaggataaaagtggttagtgtaaacatggaAAATAATACTGAGCggtatttttcataatttctcCTGATTTTTAGATGTTTTAAACCGATTTAAGACaattaaaatagatttaaaaaaattgtttcggTTGACCGATGGTCGTCTTAATGGATGCGGCGTTTTTAGAACattgatatttttgaataaaaataattttcaacgCGAAAAGAAATGATGATTGGCTtcgacttaaaaaaaaacagtatgaGATTAATAAGGTAAACCACATGATGGGATCTCCCTCAATGCTGTATTACACCACATTACAATGAATTGTTTTGTTTGCATCAGATGATTAGAAGGATTGATATCAAACTCTAGTCCTAATTATTTTCTTGGGATTTAAGTTAAAAGAaaacgaaagaaaaaagaaatgattAGAAGGATTGAGATGGGTCTTGCTATGGATCAGGTGATGATGTCTGAGTAACAGAAACAGGAGCAGGAGTAGTAGTATCAGTATTAGTAGTATCAGTATTAGTAGTATCATCAACAACCTCTATAGGCCTAGCCAAGAACTCTAGTGCTGTGACCACATCTCCCATGAATGGCCTAGTCTCTGCTTCTTCTTGCAAACACATTGTTGCAATTGCTAGAGCTTGATGCAATCCTTTTAATGGGTAATTCCCCTTTAGATTCGGATCCACAATCCGTGTAAACATTCTCCTATCTTTCAACAATGGCTCCGCCTGCAAATGAAACCCACAAAAAACATCAATACGTTTCTTGCTTCTCAAGCAACAACAAAAACGTGTTCAACAAGACTTTTCATGTAAGTGAGTACCTAAGAGATCAAGTTTTGTTCTTCGGTTGGTTTATCCCCATCAATAGTTCGTCTCCCGGATATAACCTCAAGGAGGACAACACCAAAACTGTAGACGTCGGATTTAGCAGTGAGTTGACCGGTCATCGCGTATTCAGGAGCACAGTATCCGTATGTTCCCATGACTCTAGTGGACACATGATCTTTGCCTTCAGTTGGTCCAAGCCTAGCTAAGCCGAAGTCCGATAGCTTCGAGTTGAAATCCGATTGCAGCAATATGTTTGAAGCTTTGACATCGCGGTAGATCACAGGAGGATCTGCATAGTCGTGCAAGTACTCGAGCCCTTTAGCTGCACCGTGCACTATCTTCATTCTCGTGAACCAGTCCAGACTAGGTGCCCCTTCCGGCAAGTCTGATATAACAAAATAAGACTTTAGGTCACAATGTATAAGCTTATAATCATCAAAATGATGTAACATGAAAAGGTTCATAACTGTTTACCGAATAAATGATCTTCCAAAGACCCATTAGGCATGAATTCATAAACGAGGACTCGTTGGTCGTCTTCAACACAATAGCCAATGAGATTGACAAGGTTTTGATGTTGAGCAAGACTCAATACCATCACTTCTGCAAAGAACTCCCTTGTTCCTTGCAACCCATTCCGGTCAAGTCTCTTTACAGCCACTACCTAAACTTCTCATCAttcaatcaaaacaaaacaaaattagcaACTTTTTAAACCAATTACGTGCACAACACGCAAATAAGATGATtgagaaattgaaaaaaaaaaaaagac
Protein-coding regions in this window:
- the LOC106393059 gene encoding serine/arginine repetitive matrix protein 1-like — encoded protein: MTPSTSYKRGSPLRVQPQERQQAKPYQSRTPPPPLATAAPPPPKPAAAHRPRSPSRCTRAPSRRLLDSVSCKQLRSEPQGSPGQDRYNWYQSRLNPPGAVPGGTTRTETPSLLGRQTNLSRTKPNTPSLVNRMPPKNARVARAAATERAARRVTRSTTQASSEAEIRSMAAPVNENPAEGPNVVNAAILAELQRYRDAYRGQLPNGEAATGAGQNLPPPPPPPSAAPAVVHASGPNYWDMMRHMKNMQMEFFNGKADAIAVNNWRS
- the LOC106393058 gene encoding uncharacterized protein LOC106393058, translating into MTPELVGETIEQVELLKKRLKIAHDRQKSYADKHRKKLEIAVGDEVYLKMRTFRGSDPNRKMKKLRPRYMGPYVIKEMIDTVTYRLALPLELFDFHDVFHVSVLRKVVREPELILPHPPADAQRNLSLVSKLVKIVDEKEVDNRGRKEKMVLVRWQRDGIHEDVWEPEFYLKANYPGIFENIPRSDRLSHFKSRSTTAISEGEDLVVNLPHVE